The Eriocheir sinensis breed Jianghai 21 chromosome 21, ASM2467909v1, whole genome shotgun sequence genome includes a region encoding these proteins:
- the LOC127001506 gene encoding uncharacterized protein LOC127001506, whose translation MDDLDESHDHVTRPLCSGPRQHLSAWRPQSNLWSYLIQSTPASAATHDAPMTPHNLIPWSREKREEEDEAGGGAAGWLHPLPASPRPTHHPPQNHIYFALTRWAVLSCWSVWRETDPRRKDRRLLTPADRRGARRLYRAMAHHSGAGRPCKTEESVSNGSERVDCVGVSDSQAAAAGRVRASGASVSREEVAAPRWLTPGAACGSRDTSGRGSWSPPPPMCTNQKRTSPTHPPAARCAHSPAMLKMGASPVLVWVLLLALACGGGRVGVVASEFPDRECCDSAPPPPPHYHTTTSTTPGPLVRTLSTSSTPPPPSFFPIASISPTGKLPNSS comes from the coding sequence ATGGACGACTTGGACGAATCCCACGACCATGTGACACGACCTCTGTGCTCAGGCCCTCGCCAACACCTCAGCGCATGGCGGCCGCAGAGTAACCTGTGGTCGTACCTCATCCAAAGCACCCCAGCGTCGGCCGCAACGCACGACGCACCGATGACACCTCATAACCTCATCCCCTGGAGCcgtgaaaaaagggaggaggaggacgaagcagGTGGAGGCGCGGCAGGCTGGCTGCACCCTCTCCCGGCCAGCCCGCGCCCTACACACCACCCACCGCAGAATCACATATATTTCGCCTTAACTCGCTGGGCTGTCCTCTCCTGCTGGAGCGTGTGGCGGGAGACAGACCCTCGACGTAAAGACAGACGCCTACTGACGCCCGCTGACAGGAGGGGCGCCAGACGTCTCTACCGCGCCATGGCTCACCACTCAGGAGCGGGGCGCCCTTGTAAAACTGAAGAAAGTGTGAGTAATGGGAGTGAGAGAGTTGACTGTGTGGGAGTGTCCGACagccaggcggcggcggcggggcgtgtGAGGGCGAGCGGTGCCTCAGTGAGCCGCGAGGAGGTGGCTGCCCCGCGGTGGCTCACCCCCGGCGCGGCGTGTGGCTCCCGTGACACCAGTGGGCGAGGGAGCTGGTCTCCGCCGCCACCCATGTGCACGAACCAGAAAAGGACTTCCCCCACGcacccgcccgccgcccgctgTGCTCACTCCCCCGCCATGCTCAAGATGGGCGCCTCCCCTGTGCTCGTGTGGGTGTTGCTCCTCGCCCTGGCCTGTGGGGGCGGGCGGGTGGGCGTCGTGGCTTCTGAATTCCCCGATCGTGAGTGCTGTGACTctgccccgcccccgccgccacattaccacaccaccacctccaccacgccgGGGCCGCTTGTCCGCACGCTCTCCACATCCAGCACCCCGCCGCCCCCAAGCTTCTTCCCCATCGCCTCCATATCCCCGACAGGTAAGCTTCCCAACTCCTCCTGA